The following coding sequences lie in one Nitrospirota bacterium genomic window:
- a CDS encoding CPBP family intramembrane metalloprotease, with protein MAGSITMQLKVRDIAFGVLTSAIVLLPFWFLLVPSAGRLPAVPLHIMAFQLFGVSLPEEAYFRGYFQQNLGNNARGVILTSLLFAIMHLPQLVVYGDWYSVLTFFPSLVMGFMYLKTSNILPSVIFHFVANILFLGFHNILSQKILSFGSTF; from the coding sequence GTGGCCGGCAGCATCACTATGCAGTTGAAAGTGCGTGACATTGCCTTTGGCGTTTTAACATCAGCAATAGTTCTGCTGCCCTTCTGGTTTTTATTGGTGCCCTCTGCCGGCCGTCTTCCGGCGGTGCCATTGCATATCATGGCGTTTCAACTCTTTGGTGTCTCCCTGCCCGAAGAGGCCTATTTCAGGGGGTATTTTCAGCAAAATCTTGGCAATAACGCGCGAGGGGTTATATTAACCAGCCTCCTATTTGCCATTATGCACCTGCCGCAACTGGTCGTTTATGGTGACTGGTATTCAGTGTTGACGTTCTTCCCTTCGCTGGTGATGGGATTTATGTATCTGAAGACTTCCAATATTCTGCCGTCTGTCATTTTCCATTTTGTGGCAAACATTCTGTTTCTTGGATTCCACAATATCCTGTCCCAAAAGATTTTATCATTCGGCAGCACGTTTTGA